In Rissa tridactyla isolate bRisTri1 chromosome 2, bRisTri1.patW.cur.20221130, whole genome shotgun sequence, a single window of DNA contains:
- the LOC128905845 gene encoding leukocyte elastase inhibitor-like, with amino-acid sequence MTHGKVSSCFIMDSVSRPITEFCLDLYNKLNRNAEDTNIVFSPMSISVALALVHLGAKNNTAAQIEKVLHVRKAAGRMSLGSDLESAAPEMEPELCQERQPSLSQCNKDGDLNHKAFQALLLQLQNLGESYVLTLASNLFLQQGFELQQQFLMCTKELYGAMVQTVDFHGAVEAARIKINTWVESETQGKIKELFAPGVIDARALLVLVNVIYFKASWEHKFEEQKTVQRDFKLNQNEKKPVQMMYQKGMFKFGYIEETGAQLLELPYAQKSLSMIILLPGDTADGSTSGLEQIESTMTPENLMLWASSEHMFETRVEVYLPRFKLENTFNLNEVLQAMGMTDIFTESKADLSAMSFAKSLVLSNVVHKTYVEVNEEGTEAAAGTGAVIVRRSLPLTEVFMADHPFLFFIRHNPTNTILFFGKLCSP; translated from the exons ATGACCCACGGGAAAG TCAGCAGCTGCTTCATAATGGACTCCGTTTCTAGACCAATTACTGAGTTTTGCCTTGATCTCTACAATAAGCTCAACAGAAATGCAGAGGACACAAACATCGTCTTCTCTCCAATGAGCATCTCTGTTGCCCTGGCCCTGGTCCATCTAGGCGCAAAAAACAACACTGCTGCTCAGATAGAAAAA GTGCTCCACGTCAGGAAAGCTGCAGGAAGAATGAGCCTTGGATCTGACCTTGAGAGCGCAGCCCCAGAAATGGAGCCAGAACTATGCCAGGAGAGACAGCCTTCCCTCTCACAG TGTAACAAGGATGGGGACCTTAACCATAAAGCGTTCCAGGCACTGCTTTTACAACTACAAAACCTTGGTGAAAGCTACGTTTTAACCCTGGCCAGCAATCTCTTTTTACAACAAGGATTTGAACTCCAGCAG caATTTCTAATGTGCACTAAGGAACTGTATGGAGCAATGGTGCAAACAGTGGACTTTCATGGTGCTGTTGAAGCTGCCAGAATAAAAATTAACACGTGGGTTGAAAGTGAGACACAag GTAAAATCAAGGAACTCTTCGCTCCTGGTGTGATCGACGCACGTGCGTTGCTGGTGCTGGTGAATGTAATCTACTTCAAAGCATCCTGGGAACACAAGTTTGAGGAACAAAAAACAGTACAGAGAGATTTTAAACTGAATCAG aatgagaaaaaaccTGTGCAGATGATGTATCAGAAAGGCATGTTTAAATTTGGCTACATTGAGGAGACGGGTGCTCAGCTCCTTGAACTCCCTTATGCTCAGAAGTCACTGAGCATGATCATCCTGCTGCCGGGTGACACGGCTGACGGATCTACCAGTGGGCTGGAGCAG ATCGAAAGCACAATGACCCCTGAAAATTTAATGCTGTGGGCCTCTTCAGAACACATGTTTGAGACAAGAGTGGAGGTATACCTTCCCCGATTCAAGCTTGAAAACACCTTTAACCTCAATGAGGTATTACAAGCGATGGGGATGACTGACATCTTCACTGAATCAAAAGCTGATCTTTCTGCAATGTCCTTTGCAAAATCGCTGGTGCTGTCAAATGTGGTCCATAAGACGTATGTGGAAGTCAATGAGGAAGGCACCGAAGCAGCAGCTGGTACAGGAGCTGTCATTGTGAGGAGGTCTCTTCCTCTCACGGAGGTGTTTATGGCTGACCACCCTTTCTTATTCTTTATTAGACACAATCCTACCAATACCATTCTCTTTTTTGGCAAACTCTGCTCACCTTAA
- the LOC128905850 gene encoding leukocyte elastase inhibitor-like yields MGSLSAANTKFCLNFFKELSKVKRNENIIFSPLSISAALSMVLLGAGGNTAKEMEKVLHIHEMLSTASPGTKRKKRTGKCEEAGGSHSQFQELLSALSKSGATCSLSIANGLFGEVTFQFLQQYLDSTRTFYHAQLEAVDFINAAEESREKMNSWVEKQTGGKIKDLFPPGSIDCTTVLTLVNATHFKGKWAVKFEEKNTREMPFRLNKREHSNVLMMCQTGKYKLAWRQEEQVKVLELPYTGEEFSMFILLPENICDESTGLEQLESAVTYEKLAEWTDMKNVYPQKITLYLPQFRIEESCELIPVLQALGLRDAFILEQADFSGLSRKPGLFVSKAIHKSFVEVNEEGTEAAAATGAVKVLLCCHITYEFRADHPFLFLIKHNLSKNILFFGRCCSP; encoded by the exons ATGGGCTCCCTCAGTGCAGCAAACACCAAGTTCTGCCTGAACTTCTTCAAAGAGCTGagcaaagtaaaaagaaatgaaaatatcatCTTCTCCCCGCTGAGCATCTCAGCTGCCCTGAGCATGGTCCTACTGGGTGCTGGAGGCAACACAGCCAAAGAGATGGAAAAG GTGCTTCATATTCATGAGATGCTGAGCACAGCAAGTCCAGgaaccaagagaaagaaaagaactggAAAG tgTGAAGAAGCCGGAGGATCCCATTCTCAGTTCCAGGAGCTTCTATCTGCCCTCAGCAAATCTGGTGCCACATGTTCCCTCAGCATTGCCAATGGGCTCTTTGGAGAAGTGACTTTTCAATTCCTTCAG caaTACTTAGACTCCACAAGGACCTTCTACCATGCACAGCTAGAAGCGGTGGACTTCATTAATGCAGCTGAAGAGTCCAGAGAGAAGATGAATTCCTGGGTGGAAAAGCAAACCGGTG ggaaaattaaagatttgttccctcctggctctattGATTGCACAACGGTGCTAACTCTGGTCAACGCTACCCACTTCAAAGGGAAATGGGCTGTAAAATTTGAGGAGAAAAACACCAGGGAAATGCCTTTTAGGCTGAACAAG AGAGAGCACAGCAATGTACTGATGATGTGTCAGACAGGAAAATATAAAttagcctggagacaagaagagCAAGTGAAAGTATTGGAGCTCCCGTACACTGGAGAAGAGTTCAGCATGTTCATTCTTCTGCCAGAAAACATCTGTGATGAGTCTACTGGCCTTGAACAG CTAGAGAGTGCTGTCACCTATGAGAAATTAGCAGAATGGACTGATATGAAGAATGTGTATCCACAAAAAATCACGTTGTACTTGCCCCAGTTCAGAATTGAAGAGAGCTGTGAGCTCATACCAGTACTGCAGGCTCTGGGGTTGAGGGATGCCTTCATCCTTGAGCAAGCTGATTTCTCTGGGCTGTCAAGAAAGCCTGGGCTGTTCGTCTCCAAGGCTATTCATAAGTCCTTTGTAGAAGTTAATGAAGAAGGCACTGAGGCAGCTGCTGCTACAGGGGCAGTTAAAGTACTGTTGTGCTGCCACATTACTTATGAGTTCAGAGCTGACCACCCGTTCCTCTTCTTGATCAAGCACAATCTGAGCAAGAACATTCTCTTCTTTGGCAGATGTTGTTCCCCCTAA